The Longimicrobiaceae bacterium DNA window TGTCTGTATGCGGAGTCTGCGCAGCATAGATAGCGACAGCTCGTCGATCGTCCGGTCGGGAGGTGTAAAGATGCTGGCACCTGTCCTCGGATTCGCTCGCGCAATCGTCCTCGGCGGAGCTCTGGCGATGGCAGCCGGGCTCCTTACAGCACCAGCCTATGCCGCCCAATCCGGGCCTGCAGCCATCATCGTCGGCGAGAACGCCGGGCATCTGGAGCGCCTCGCCGCCCGGGAAGTCCAGCGCTACCTCTACCATCTCACTGGTGAGAAGCTCGAGATCAGAAGCGCCGCCGCTTCGAACTCGCCTCGTTTCGCCTCCATCGTCATCGGTCAGTTCGGCACAAACAGCTTGATCAGAAGGCTGGTCGACGAAGGGCTGCTACCCGGTCGAAACGAAGCGCCAGGTCCCGAGGGCTTCGTCATCAGGTCGGTCGACTACGCCGGCAGACCGATTCTGGCCGTGATGGGAAGTGACGACAGCGGCTCGCTCTATGGGAGCTACGAGCTTCTGGAACACTACGGGGCGCGCTTCTACATCGGACGCGACGTCCTTCCGGAATCCAGAACTCCATTCACGATCAGGCCTCTAAACATCGCCAAGGAGCCAGCGGTCCGTCGTCGAGGACTTCTGCCCTGGCACGACTTCCTGAACGGACCCTCCGGCTACAGCTACGAGGATTTCACCTCGTACATCGACCAACTCGTCAAGCTCAAGATGAACACCCTCGTCCTGCACAATTACGGCGGCGCCTACCCGGACGAGGACATGAACGAGCCCTTCATGGACTTCGAGTGCAATGGCGCCCGCCCCGACTCATGGCTGGACACGTCGATCGACAACCAGCGTTGGGGACTGGCGCCCTCTTACGCGGGCGACCTCACCTTCCGCTCCGGCGATTACCTGCCCTACGACGTGCTGGGTTCCGACGCCGCCCGCTATACCAGAGTCCAGCCGCAGACCCACGAGCACATCGTTGCCAAGGCGAAGGCGATGATGCAGAGGGTCATCCGCTACGCCCAGGCGCGTGGCGTGGAGGTCGTGCTCGGCACCGACTTCGACGTGCTTCCAGCCTCGATGCGGGCGGCGGACTGCGACCCGCTCGACCCGTCGGTGCTACGTGCCCGCATCGACGACATCCTCGCCAGCTATCCGACCCTGAAGTACATCCAGATGTACTTCAACGAGGTCAGCGGCACGCAGACGGAGGAGGCCATCGAGGCCTACCGGTTCATGCGCGACTACCTCGCCGAGAAGCGCCCGGAGGCGCGCCTGGTCACCGGGTCGTGGTTTCAGGAGTCGCGCTTCCCGCAGCTGCATGCGGCGCTCCCTCGCGACATCGTCTTCTCCACCCTGTTGCCGCACGACATGACGGTGCGGCAGGAGTGGGCCCAGGTCGCCGCCGAACGCGAGGCATGGCCGGTGCCGTGGATGGAGTTCGACGGTGGGCTGTCCGAGCCTCAGCTCGCAGTCGGCCGCATGGCCGAGCGGCTTCCGCGGCTACGCGACGCAGGCGTCGGCGGCGTCATCGGAATTCTCTGGCGAGAGATGCCCGCGGAGGTGAATGTCGCGTACCTTGCCCAGGACCTCTGGCGACGACCGGGTGACGTGCTACCCGCCCAGGACTTCTATCGGGATTACGCCGCTCACATTTTCGGAGAGGGCGTGGCAGAACAGGGGGCGCAGGCTCTCGAGGAACTGGAGAAAGGCGGAGTCTACCCGGGTGTCGGAGCGCTGCGTCTCACGACTCCCGAATACTTCGGATGGTCGGGTTGGGCGGATCCTTCCGCTTTGTCGAACGCAGACCACTACCAGAGACTCGAGTCCACATTCCGCGCGCTCTCACCTCTCGTCACCACGCCGAGCGGTCGACGAAACCTCGAGTTCTACATTGAGTGGTTGCGCTGGCTTCGCGAATACTGGACCGCGCAGCACAACGTACCGGCGGCAGCAGTCCGGGCCCGGCCCAGGCTCGCCAACTATTTCCTTGTCGATGCTGGGTCGAACGAGCCTGAAAAAGATCTTGCAGCCGATTTCGGCTATTACGGCGGTCCACCCCACAACTCCACCACGAGCGGAGTGGTCGAAAACGACTTCGGCTATTCCCAGGCAATCCGATCGGAGCGATGGTCCAGCGAAACCTTCGGCTACCGGTTCGACATACCGGAGGGCTTTGATCGTTACCGCGTCGAGCTGTACTTCCAGGAGGGCCACTTCGGGGTCAACGTTCCCGGCGACCCCGTGGGCAAGCGGGTGTTCGACATCGCGATCAACGACTCGGTCGTCGCGGATAACTTCGACATCGCCAGGGAAGCCGGGGGGTCGTTGAAGGGCATCCGCCTCAGCTTCGACATAGCGACCAGTAATCGGGTGCTCGACATTCAGTTCCGGTCCGTCGTGTCCAACCCGAAGGTCGACATCATCAGGGCGTACCCGATCGACGCGTCAGGCAAACCGCTGCCCGAAGAGTATGAGCCTGGCCAACCCGCGCAGGCGTGGGAGGACCTGAAGAACAGCGGATTCCGGGAGGCCATCGACGCCTACCAGCACATGGTGCGCGACCTGCCCAGCCTCGGCGGGTTGGTGTCAGCTGCCGGAGGCCGCTGGTACACGACCGCGTCGGACTGTCGGCGTTGTGCCCGGACGAGCTACACCACCTACGAACGGCAGGTCTTCGACGAGCTTCCCGTCGCCCCGCCCGACGCGTTCGTCGTATATGGCACCACTGACGGAGCACTCCTCGCGTGGCGCGCACGCGCGGGAAGCGACAGCACGGATATCGTCGGCTATCACGTCTACCGTCGAACCGTCGCGGATTCCGCCTTTCATCGGGTCACCAGCACACCAATCACCGAGACAAGCTACCACGACACCGTCGACGGCGAGGTCGTCTACGCGGTCACAGCGGTGGGTCGCGACGGGACCGAGAGCCCATACTCATACGAAGAATCAGTCGCCGCGGGGCGTGCCGACCACGAGCCTCCGCATCTGCTGCTGCTCCCGCGAAACCTCATGGGTACCCGGGGTGAACCGCTGCCGGTCACAGTCATCGCCGTCGATCAGCGAGCACCAACACACGTCCGCGTCACCCTGCATTATCGCAGACTCGGCGAGCGCGGTTGGCACTCGGTGCCGATGCGACACAACTCGCTGGCTCGACCTTATGCGTTCTTTGCAGACGTGCCGGCGGCCCATGTGACTGGTGAGACCATTGAGTACTACGTCAGTGCGTCCGACGGACACAATGCCTCATATGCCCCTGCGGGTGCGCCGCGCCTCACCGCGAGCGCGGTCATCATGCAAGTCGACTCACCGGTGCCCGAGATCATCCGGAACGTCGAGGCAACATGGGATCCGGAGGCCAGGGGTGTGATGCTGAGGTGGCCTTCCGCAGGACCCGAGACGCATACGTACGCCATCTACCGCTCCACCACACGTAGGTTCGAGCCTGACCGCAGCAACTACGTCACCTACGTGCCCGCCCAACAATGCTTCTTCCTCGACGTCAACGTCGAGCCAGGAGCGACTTATCGCTACCGCATTCAGCCCGCGAACGTCGATGGACGAAGCGCTTCGCCAAGCAAGGAGGTCGCGGTCCGGATCCCGACCAACTGATCCGGGAAGGGCTTCCTCGATGGAGCGCCGGCCGGCCGCACCCAGCGACGGCCGGCATTCCTGCAGCGCCACGGCCCTCAGGCGGTCGTGATGAACTCATTCAGGGACGAGCCGACGGAGTGGCCTCGTCCCTCACGCCTTTCTCTTTTCCTGCCGATACTCGACCTGGCCGACGCTTCTCTTCCGGAGGCGCCGGAGCCGCAGACCGTGCGGCAAAACTCCACCTGCGCCTCGTTCGTCGCCATGCTCAAACCGGTCATCCTCACGGCCGTAGGGAGCGCCCTGTTGTTCGGCTCAGCGCCCGCCCTCGCCCAGTTACCACAGATCCGGCACGGAGAGCCGATCGGCGGCACGCTTTCCCCGACCGACGCCACCAACGGAGACGACGCCTACTCCGACGCCTACGTCTATCACGGAAAGCGCGGAGAGCGGCTCACCATCTCTCTACGGTCCGAGGACTTCGACGCGTACCTCTTCTTCGCGAAGATCGTGGATGGGCTTCCGTCCGAGGGCACCATGCAGGGGGACGACGATGGCGCCGGCGGCACCGATGCGCTGCTCGAAGTCGTCCTGGAAGAGGATGGCGAGTACGCGGTTGTCGCCACCTCTTACAGTCCGGGCCAGACCGGCGCTTACCGCCTGGCCCTCCTCAGCGATGGGGGGATAGGAGGGGAGGGAGGAAACGCCAGCGAGTCGACCATTTCCATCGGCACGTCCATTCGCGGCTCACTGGGACCGGGAGACGAGCTGCTCGACGACGGCTCGTATTACGATCTCTACACGTTGCGGGCTCGTGCGGGACAGCAGGTCGAGATCGTCTTGCTGTCCAACGACTTCGATGCCTATCTCTCGGTCGGGCGGCTCACCGACTGGGACGCGACCCTCATCGACAGCGATGACGACGGGGCGGGCGGGACGGATTCCCGGCTCCTGCTGACGATCGACGAAGACGGGGAGTACTGGATCCGCGCCAACTCGCTGGGTGAGGGGGAGACCGGCGCCTACAGTCTCACCCTGACCGAGGTGGAAAGCCGGCCTGCGCTGGCGCCGATCGGTGCGCTCGCGGCGGGGGAGGAGCGGGACGGGGAGCTCGGGCCGCCCGATCCGCGCCTGCAGGACGGGAGCTACTTCGACGAATACGTCTACCGAGGCCGGGCCGGCGAGCGACTCACCATCGACCTCGAGTCGGACGATTTCGACGCGTTCCTGGTGATCGGTCGGCGCGTCAACGGCGCATTCGAGTATCTCGAGGGCAACGACGACCACGACGAGACGCTAAACTCGCGTCTGGAGTACACCGTTCCGGAGGACGGCGAGTATATTATCCGCGCCAACTCGATGGCGGGCGACTCGACGGGGCGCTATACATTGCGGCTGCGCTCCAGCCGGTAGGCCCTCCCGGATCGCACGTGAGAAATTCCCGCGACGCCACTGAACTTCCCGCGAGTCCTGTCCAGCGGCTCGCGGATTGACGACGAATCCGCCCCGCTGCTACGAACCTCGTGCGCGTACCCGACGTCCCACCTCCTACCCTGCAGCCGCTGCGCATTCCGGCCGGCTGGTTCATCAACTGGAATACCCTGCTCGAGCTCGATCCCGCGGACGCCGAGGGCGGGGCTTTCGGCGGCTCCTCCCTCTTCCGCGCCACCAACGAGCAAGGACGCTTTCTGATCGACGTGGAGTGGCGCCCTGAGTTCGACCCCGAGGGGAGCTATCGTCTATGCGTCGAGTACGCGCCGTGGGAGCGCGACGAGCGGGGCCGCCGAAGGAAGGACCTGCCACTTCACTTCCGGGACGCCGAGGTGGTGCACCGCTTCGAAACCCGCGCGCGGAGCGAGCTCGTGCGGGAGCTGGAGGCGTGGCTCTGGAGGGGGGCCACCTGGGTGAGGGAGGGGCACTGAGGAGACTCAGCTCCTCCGCGACCCTCCCTGTCCGCCGTGACTACCGGGTGATCAGCTAGGCACCCGCTGGGGAGGTGCGGCATGGCATACCAGCCCGCACCACCCGTATGTGCTTCCCCAAGCAATCCACCGTAATTCGTAATCCGTAAATCGTAATTCGTCCTTGAGCAGCAGCCGCCCCTATTTGCCCGCCACCAATAGCTTGGCTTCTCTTTCCCAGGGCCGTTCCGAATACGGTACGACCAGATTGCCCAACCACCAGAATGGCAGGTCAAAGCCCCAGTCGAGGTGACCCACAACCAAACCTTGTGGCTCTGTCAGCGCGAGTTGTTGAATTCGCCTTCCAATTGTGATGAAGGATTGGTCGTACTGAATCGCGTGAACCAGCTCATGGCTGACGGTCCTGTTGCGCG harbors:
- a CDS encoding malectin domain-containing carbohydrate-binding protein encodes the protein MLAPVLGFARAIVLGGALAMAAGLLTAPAYAAQSGPAAIIVGENAGHLERLAAREVQRYLYHLTGEKLEIRSAAASNSPRFASIVIGQFGTNSLIRRLVDEGLLPGRNEAPGPEGFVIRSVDYAGRPILAVMGSDDSGSLYGSYELLEHYGARFYIGRDVLPESRTPFTIRPLNIAKEPAVRRRGLLPWHDFLNGPSGYSYEDFTSYIDQLVKLKMNTLVLHNYGGAYPDEDMNEPFMDFECNGARPDSWLDTSIDNQRWGLAPSYAGDLTFRSGDYLPYDVLGSDAARYTRVQPQTHEHIVAKAKAMMQRVIRYAQARGVEVVLGTDFDVLPASMRAADCDPLDPSVLRARIDDILASYPTLKYIQMYFNEVSGTQTEEAIEAYRFMRDYLAEKRPEARLVTGSWFQESRFPQLHAALPRDIVFSTLLPHDMTVRQEWAQVAAEREAWPVPWMEFDGGLSEPQLAVGRMAERLPRLRDAGVGGVIGILWREMPAEVNVAYLAQDLWRRPGDVLPAQDFYRDYAAHIFGEGVAEQGAQALEELEKGGVYPGVGALRLTTPEYFGWSGWADPSALSNADHYQRLESTFRALSPLVTTPSGRRNLEFYIEWLRWLREYWTAQHNVPAAAVRARPRLANYFLVDAGSNEPEKDLAADFGYYGGPPHNSTTSGVVENDFGYSQAIRSERWSSETFGYRFDIPEGFDRYRVELYFQEGHFGVNVPGDPVGKRVFDIAINDSVVADNFDIAREAGGSLKGIRLSFDIATSNRVLDIQFRSVVSNPKVDIIRAYPIDASGKPLPEEYEPGQPAQAWEDLKNSGFREAIDAYQHMVRDLPSLGGLVSAAGGRWYTTASDCRRCARTSYTTYERQVFDELPVAPPDAFVVYGTTDGALLAWRARAGSDSTDIVGYHVYRRTVADSAFHRVTSTPITETSYHDTVDGEVVYAVTAVGRDGTESPYSYEESVAAGRADHEPPHLLLLPRNLMGTRGEPLPVTVIAVDQRAPTHVRVTLHYRRLGERGWHSVPMRHNSLARPYAFFADVPAAHVTGETIEYYVSASDGHNASYAPAGAPRLTASAVIMQVDSPVPEIIRNVEATWDPEARGVMLRWPSAGPETHTYAIYRSTTRRFEPDRSNYVTYVPAQQCFFLDVNVEPGATYRYRIQPANVDGRSASPSKEVAVRIPTN
- a CDS encoding PPC domain-containing protein, with protein sequence MNSFRDEPTEWPRPSRLSLFLPILDLADASLPEAPEPQTVRQNSTCASFVAMLKPVILTAVGSALLFGSAPALAQLPQIRHGEPIGGTLSPTDATNGDDAYSDAYVYHGKRGERLTISLRSEDFDAYLFFAKIVDGLPSEGTMQGDDDGAGGTDALLEVVLEEDGEYAVVATSYSPGQTGAYRLALLSDGGIGGEGGNASESTISIGTSIRGSLGPGDELLDDGSYYDLYTLRARAGQQVEIVLLSNDFDAYLSVGRLTDWDATLIDSDDDGAGGTDSRLLLTIDEDGEYWIRANSLGEGETGAYSLTLTEVESRPALAPIGALAAGEERDGELGPPDPRLQDGSYFDEYVYRGRAGERLTIDLESDDFDAFLVIGRRVNGAFEYLEGNDDHDETLNSRLEYTVPEDGEYIIRANSMAGDSTGRYTLRLRSSR